ACCACAATAGATAGTTTAACAATATTAAAAAAGCTAACAATACTGTTGGCCTAACAACATTGATGAATTGAACAATGGTAACAGGAGGCTTACAATATTACTAGTCTAACAACATTGATTAGTTGAACAATCAATGTTGTTAGACAAGcaatattgggggggggggggggggggggggaagagagagaggagagactgATCAGTGTGCGCAGAAGTACAGCAGTATAGTCAGTAAAGGAATCCAATTAGCGGgccatttgttgtggttctgttcgccgagctgggaatttgtgttgcagatgtttcgtcccctatcgaggtggcatcctcagtgcttggggctcccaggggacgaaacgtctgcaactcaaattcctagctcggtgaacagaaccacaacaacgagcacccgagctacaaatcttcttccaaACTAGCGGGCCATTTAACTAAAGTTTCCTCCgttctaaacctgtcacccaattcctaaggatctgtatccctctgctccccacctactcatgcatctgttcagacacacattaaatgaatctactgtgcctgcctgtactacctctgctggcaatgccttccaggcacctaccactctgtgtaaagtacttgctgcatctatcccccttaaacttttcatatCTCAACTTGAACATGTGACCTCCTggtattgaatccttcaccctgataAAAAGCTTATCTCTCTATCTACCCTGCCTATACCTCaaccaggtcccccctcaatctccttttttctaatgaaaacaaaccttacctactcaacctctcttcatagctagcatcttccataccaaaccttctctgcaccctctctaaagcgtccacatccttttggtaatgtggcgcccagaacttacatagtattctaaatgcagccaaaccaatgtcttgtaaaaattttaacatgacctgccagctcttatactcaatgctccatcCGATGAAGGCgaacatactatatgccttcttgaccactctatccacctgtgcagcaaccttcacgGTACAATGCACCTGatctcccagatctctctgctcatcaacttctcCCAAGGTacttcactctagaattagacttcccaaaatgcatcacctcacatttgcctggattgaactccatctgctgcttctctgcctaactctccagtctatctatattctcctttgTTCTTTAAGAGTCCCctttgctttctgctactccatcaatcttcatgtcatctgcaaacttactgagcAGACCAACAacgccctcttccagatcatttatcacaaacaactgtggcccagcactgatccctggtcacctatctccattttgagaaactcccttcaattactACTCTCGGCCTCCTGTTGCTTAACCTGTTCTTTATCCACCCTAggtagaacaccctgcacaccatgtgacttcactttctcctttagttTACCATTGGGTTTACAAGGCTGCACTATGAATGCTGAATGGTTCAATGAGAGTGCAGTGGAGTTGGGTGAGAACAGTGaggtgagacagggagagggtgaagcTGAAAGACTGGATGTAGTGCTAGTCTCAGTTTGGGCTGTTCGGAAAgtcacatggtcccaatgggaacagccaaTTTCTAAGTGATATTTGTGgaggttttgttttaaatttaaattttaaaatataatataTCAGCTTAAATggacatttcattaccttactaggtgacatcttcagtggactttatacaaagcaatgctgaaacttcctgctttctatttatatgtttgggtttctttgggttggtgatgtcacttcctttCGGGATGATATTTCCTGTGGttaagtcacttcctgttcctttttgtcAGGGGGcagtagatggagtttaactctgtgcttgttggtagagttctggttggaatgccatgcttctaggaattctcatgcatgtctttgtttggctcgtcctaggatggatgtattgtcccagtcgaggtgatgtcctttctcatctgtatgtgaggatactagtgagagagggtcatgtctttttgtggctaattggtgttcatgtatccatgattgaaagatcctatacagataatgagcaaaactaacatcagTTACAAAATACTGTGAAAGGACTGTgacaaaaacaggcagaaaactagccaccaggatagatgaacaccaactagccacaaaaaaataTGACCTTCTCTCACCAGTATCCTCAcatttggatgaggaaggacaccacctcgactgggacaatacatctatctaagacaagccaaacaaagacatgcacgagaattcctagaagcatggcattccaaccagaactcgatcaacaaacacatcgagtttaaaccccatctaccaccccctgagaaaaggaacaggaagtgacttcaccacaggaaataatatcaccaaaggaaatgatgtcaccagtCCAAAGAaacgcaaacatataaatagaaagcaggaaatttcagcattgctttgcatgaagtccattgaagatgttaccaagtaaGGTAAtggaatgtctggaaatgaacctttcaactcggcgagcaaacctacatccaaaacctcaacctgagattAAAACTCGCTAATATGTTAAAATgctggttatagagtcatagagatgtacagcatggaaacagacccttcagtccatgccaaccagatatcccaacccaatctagtcccacctgtcagcacctgacccatatccctccaaactcttcctattcatatatcaatcCAAATCAacttccaccactccctctggcagctcattctgtacatgaaccaccctctgtgtgaaaaggttgccccttaggtctcttttatatctttcccctctcaccctaaacctatggccactagttctggactccccaacaccagggaaaagactttgtctatttaacctatccatgcccctcatgattttatgaacctcttatAAGGTTTATaaacccctcatcctccgacactccagggaagacagccctagcccattcagcctctctctgtaactgaaatcttccaaccttggcaacaaccttgtaaatcttttctgaaccctttcaagttacgcaacatccttctgatagtaaggagaccagaattgcaagcaatattctaacagtggcctaaccaatgtcctgtacagctgcaacataacctcccaactcttgtactcagtattctgactgttaaaagaaagcataccaaacgcgttcttcactatcttatctacctatgactcaactttcaaggagctatgaaccttcactccaaggtgtctttgttcagcaacactcccaaggaccttaccattaagcgtataaatcctgctagggtttgctttcctgaaatgcagcacatctcagttatctgaattaaactccatctgccacttctcagcctattggcccatctggtcaagatcctgttgtaatctgaggtaaccctctttgctgttcactacacctccaaatttgatgtcatctgcaaacttactaactgtacctgttatgctcacatccaaatcatttatgtaaatgagaaaaagtagaggacccagcaccaatccttgtggcactcccctggtcacaggcctccagtatggaaaaacaaccctctaccaccaccttctacctttgagccagttctgtatcccaaaggctagttctccctgaattccgtgagatctaaccttgccgaACAccgtactgaagtccatatagatcacatctaccgctctgccctcttcaatcctcttgattcagtttttttgaaaaagtaacaaagtttgtgagacatggtttcccatgcacaaagccttgttgactatccttaatcagtccttgcctttccaaatacatgtacatcctgtccctcaggattccctccagcaacttgctcaccactgatgtccggctcaccggtctatagtttcctgggctcgtccttaccatccttcttaaacagtggcaccatgtcagccaacctccagtcttccagcacctcacctatgactatcaatgatacaaatatctcagcaagaggcccaagcATCACTTTCcttgctttccacagagttctaaggtacacctgatcaggtcctggggatttatccacctttatgcatttcaagacatccagcacttcctcctctgtaatatggacattttgcaaggtgtcaccatctatttcctgacattccatatcttccatatccttttccacagtaaatactgatgcaaatactcatttagtatctcccccattttgtgcggctccacacaaaagccgccttgctgatctttgaggggccctattctctccctagttacccttttgttcttaatgtatttgtaaaaaccctttgcctCAAATGTAATAATatcagacttgctcccagtgccacgtgctagccagagCAAGAATAAGCGGATAGATCAGATGAGTATATGGCTTGAGCCATGGTGTATCAGAGAAGCGTTTAGATTCCTGGGGCATTTGGaccatttttgtgttgtctgtacATGCCTGACCACTTGTCCCTGGGTACAGCTGGGACTAAAATCTCCTTGTGGAGGCTTttgccagttccattggtgaggtTAGGGTAAGGGGGATGGGAAAGTGTTGGTGTAAATGGGTCTGATTTAGATCAGAAAATGGAGGGTAGAATATTAGTTACTGATGTAGTCAGCACCTCCAAGACAAAAGAAGGGAGGATTAAACATACATCAGTCCTGACATCCCAGGactcagtctggtgaacctccttCACTCTCTCACAATAGCCAGGGCATCCTTTCTTGGAACAAaggtgcacacagtactccaggtttggGCTCACCATGGCCCTTATGGAAAgatatctctgctcctgtacttgaatcctttcactgtgaaggccaacatatcatttgcatTCTTCACTGCTTGCCACTCCTGTCTGATTCCTAAAAGAGAGAATCACAGAGGAACATGTAACAAAATGGGGTAAGAGTCTCTGACATTAAATTGTTGAAATTAATGTCCCCATCGTAGTCATGCCAATCATCAAGCCCTTATTTACTCTTTCCATTTTCTAGCACCCAGCATGTAACCTATATGGTAGTGCCTTGTATGAACATTTAAACATTTCTTCGGGTTGCAATGTTTCCTtcatctgtcaccatttcagatgctgccagacctgttgaggatctccagcactttgtttttatttcagatttccaccattttaCTTAAACtctcaaagtcatagagatgtactgtatggaaacaaacctttcagtccaactcgtccatcttGATCAAATATCCAAAACTGATCTAGTGCCATCTGtcagcattaggcccatatccctctgagcacttcctaatcatgtacctatccagatgccttttaaatgttgtaattgtacagcctcctcaatgtcttctgacagctcattccatacttgcaccaccctTTTGtgtggaaagattgaaaaggcaCCCCAGAggcaatctttcccctctcacattagaCACTCCCTCTAACGCTGAACTCctacctggggaaaaaaaaggtccTTGTCTATTCCTCTTATCTGTACAAGATAACCCTCAGCCTTTGACCAATCCaagaaaaaagtctcagcctattcagcctctctttatctCAATCCCTCCAATCCTAACAATAAcattgtagatcttttctgaaacctttgaaGTTAACAAGGTAGACtctttgagatgtacagcatggaaacagccccatcaatccaacttgtccatccaGACCGGCATTCCAGACGTCACCtagccaatgccctgtacaactgcaacttgacctccctgCTCCTATACTTAATCCACTGAGTATAGTAGCTCAAATAcaaaatgctgccttcactatcctgtctgcctgtgactccactttgaagaaactgtgaacctgcactccaaagtctctttgtttgacaacaaTTCCCAGGAACTTACCGTTAAGTGTTTAAGTCCgaccctggtaacatctttctgcaATCAGGGAGTCGAGAATTGAGCAGGGttctaaaagtgacctcaccaatctCCTATATAGCTGCAATGTGACcttccaacccctatactcaatcatagaatcctgacagtctGGAAGCTGTTTGGCCAATGGACCCACACCAGATGTCTGAAGAACATCCTATCCCTTCAATCCTGCTCTGTtatcttactttttagattagaatcaatctgaacatcaggtcatagacaacatactgtctagctatcaccattgttaacagctaacccgagaatgcaactttttttttaaaaaattgtgatttacacatgaaagtgaaactatcaccatattctaacagatgaaaggcttaacagacaatcaatttttcaatgtataatttcagttacatcacactgcaaatttttgctatccctccactatcacctgatgaaggagcgtcgctccgaaagctagtgtgcttccaattaaacctgttggactataacctagtgttgtgtgctttttaactttgtacaccccagtccaacaccagcatctccaaatcatgtgttCTTCTGGTTTCTCCTAATCCATTTGGTTTCTGTTTGAAAGGCTGTTTTGCAAAGAGGTTGTTTCAAATTCACATCCAGATCTGACAGTCACTGTGTTTGTAAGAATCTCTATCTTAGGATTTTGAGCATTGAAGGAAAAAGCaccattcacactggggagaaacacGTATCGTCTGTGTGTGGAAGAGTCTGTGAAAATTCATCTGAAATGTCCAAACGCcagcgcagtcacactggggagagaccatggAAGTGTGAGGATTGTGGGAAGGGATTTCTTTACCCATCCCGTCTGGAAACACACCAACgaagtcacactggggagaagccgttcACCTGCTCAGATTGTGGGAtgggattcactcagtcgtcccaCCTGCTGACACATCAGCGAGTTCATaccggggagagaccattcacctgctcccagtgtgggaaaggattcagtcGGTCATTCAACCTATtgaaacaccagcgagttcacaatggggagagaccattcatctGTTCTGAATGTGgaaaaggattcactcgattatCTAAACTGCCAGAACATCAGGGAGAACATGCTGGAGAGAAAACACTCACCTGCTCTGCTTGTGGAAAGGAATTCACTCAGTCTTCCCAGTGTGAACTGGCTGGTGTATCTGCAGGTTGGAAGAGACTATTCACTTGCTCCATGTGTGgcaaaggattcactcaatcatcCACCCTGCTCagacaccagcgggttcacactggggagagaccattcacttgTTCcctgtgtgggaaaggattcagtcAGTTATCCAACCTGCGGATACACCAGCGAATTCACACTGGGGAAAGACCATTCACCTGTCCTGAATGTGGAAAGGGATTCATTTGCTCATCTAAACTGCTGGAACACCAGggggttcacactggggagaaaccattcacttgctcagtgtgtgggaaaggattcactcagtcatccaaGCTGCagagacaccagcgagttcacactggggagaagccattcacttGCTCCACTTGTGGGAAGGGGTTTACCCAATCATCCAGCCTGCAGAGACACCAGCGACTTCACACTGCAGAGAAACATTCACTCGGTGTACACACCAGCTGATGCACCAGTGTGTTCATTCTGGGGAGAGACTGTTTCCTTGTTCCATATGTTGGAAGGGATTCACCCCGTCATCCAAACTGTTAATGCACCAGTGAAATGACACTGGGTGGATCCTGTTCACCTTCTGTGTTTGTGTAAAAGGATTTACTGCTTGCAAACACACGATTGCAGGTCAAGGGTTTTGCTTTTCCTGACATCAAGGAATGTACCTTGGTTATTGGGCtgtttgtattaattttaaataaaCTCAGCTTTACAAAAGGAGCTGACAATGTAGGTAAATGTTGATACAATTGTGTATTTGTGTGATAAGTTTGAAAATGATCACATTGTCGCTGTACATCAACACACAGTTACACTGAGTAAAGACTATCTACTTGCATATTGTTTGTAAAGTTATTTTGTGGATCAACAGAACTGTTTGAACAGCAATGGGTTCCCTCATAACTGTCAGTGA
This DNA window, taken from Hemiscyllium ocellatum isolate sHemOce1 chromosome 21, sHemOce1.pat.X.cur, whole genome shotgun sequence, encodes the following:
- the LOC132825997 gene encoding gastrula zinc finger protein xLCGF3.1-like isoform X2, coding for MSKRQRSHTGERPWKCEDCGKGFLYPSRLETHQRSHTGEKPFTCSDCGMGFTQSSHLLTHQRVHTGERPFTCSQCGKGFSRSFNLLKHQRVHNGERPFICSECGKGFTRLSKLPEHQGEHAGEKTLTCSACGKEFTQSSQCELAGVSAGWKRLFTCSMCGKGFTQSSTLLRHQRVHTGERPFTCSLCGKGFSQLSNLRIHQRIHTGERPFTCPECGKGFICSSKLLEHQGVHTGEKPFTCSVCGKGFTQSSKLQRHQRVHTGEKPFTCSTCGKGFTQSSSLQRHQRLHTAEKHSLGVHTS
- the LOC132825997 gene encoding zinc finger protein 239-like isoform X1, which encodes MMILSIEGKSTIHTGEKHVSSVCGRVCENSSEMSKRQRSHTGERPWKCEDCGKGFLYPSRLETHQRSHTGEKPFTCSDCGMGFTQSSHLLTHQRVHTGERPFTCSQCGKGFSRSFNLLKHQRVHNGERPFICSECGKGFTRLSKLPEHQGEHAGEKTLTCSACGKEFTQSSQCELAGVSAGWKRLFTCSMCGKGFTQSSTLLRHQRVHTGERPFTCSLCGKGFSQLSNLRIHQRIHTGERPFTCPECGKGFICSSKLLEHQGVHTGEKPFTCSVCGKGFTQSSKLQRHQRVHTGEKPFTCSTCGKGFTQSSSLQRHQRLHTAEKHSLGVHTS